One window of Syngnathus acus chromosome 16, fSynAcu1.2, whole genome shotgun sequence genomic DNA carries:
- the colq gene encoding acetylcholinesterase collagenic tail peptide, whose protein sequence is MGSIMTPRAHGLYLTLCFYYGMAHSSFLDSFNSFPAALAPQEQQRRLNPCCLVSLPPPPLLPPPPSLWRRHTHGGDSESPSEGKGSSCARGPPGPSGPPGPQGPPGLPGIGGSKGEKGEIGRPGQKGRTGPPGLPGKLGPVGWPGPSGPKGEKGDPGLMGIPGGRGPIGPRGLPGYKGEKGSPGQHGESGSKGDKGAMGYTGMLGQKGEKGPKGEPGASGNRGPTGRPGKRGKQGVKGDSGSGGPRGPPGPQGSPGLPGPPGPPVTGLHLVGSKGARGPPGQPGQCGCSSLSGSLSEDYHSRGKPQNLKVPAIFVVSNEEELERLQTENAFAFRKDQRSLYFKDTDGWFPVQTFPFQMAAFQSMENPPDDDGYCGDGIVQHRGGEECDDGNKFVTDACIKCKHAFCGDGYRHEGSEECDRKDFGYQTCHSYLPGSYGHLKCTSYCAIDSTNCKYFT, encoded by the exons ATGGGCAGCATCATGACTCCTCGAGCACATGGACTTTATTTGACTCTGTGTTTTTACTATGGCATGGCCCATTCATCTTTCCTGGACAGCTTTAATTCATTCCCGGCAG CACTCGCTCCCCAGGAGCAGCAGAGGAGGTTGAACCCATGCTGTTTAGTGAGTCTGCCACCACCCCCACTTCTCCCTCCACCACCTTCACTTTGGCGCCGCCACACTCAT GGAGGTGATTCAGAGTCTCCATCTGAAGGTAAAGGTTCCTCCTGTGCCCGTGGCCCCCCTGGACCCTCTGGTCCCCCTGGACCTCAG GGTCCACCTGGATTACCAGGTATTGGAGGATCCAAGGGAGAAAAG GGAGAAATCGGAAGACCTGGACAAAAG GGTCGGACCGGTCCCCCTGGACTTCCCGGAAAGCTGGGACCAGTTGGATGGCCGGGACCAAGTGGGCCCAAA GGCGAGAAAGGTGATCCGGGCCTAATGGGTATACCTGGCGGGAGAGGACCAATCGGACCCAGG GGTTTACCTGGGTATAAAGGTGAAAAG GGTTCACCAGGGCAACATGGTGAGAGTGGCTCCAAAGGTGATAAA GGGGCAATGGGATACACCGGAATGCTGGGACAGAAA ggTGAAAAGGGTCCAAAAGGAGAACCTGGCGCTTCGGGAAACAGAGGACCCACTGGTCGGCCAGGAAAAAGAGGCAAACAG GGAGTAAAAGGAGACTCAGGCAGTGGTGGTCCAAGGGGACCCCCAGGCCCACAGGGATCTCCCGGACTTCCCGGTCCTCCCGGTCCTCCTGTCACAG GGCTTCACTTGGTTGGAAGCAAAGGTGCCCGCGGGCCACCCGGGCAGCCTGGACAGTGTGGCTGCAGCTCTCTCAGTGGCTCTCTATCAGAAGATTATCACTCCAGAGGAAAGCCTCAGAATCTCAAAGTACCTGCG ATCTTTGTGGTGAGCAACGAGGAAGAACTGGAACGTCTTCAGACAGAGAACGCTTTTGCATTCCGCAAAGATCAGCGGTCTCTCTATTTCAAAGACACCGACGGCTGGTTTCCAGTTCAG ACTTTCCCATTCCAGATGGCAGCGTTCCAATCTATGGAGAACCCGCCCGATGACGACGGTTACTGCGGCGACGGCATCGTGCAGCACCGAGGTGGCGAGGAATGTGACGACGGGAATAAATTTGTCACTGACGCCTGCATCA AGTGTAAACACGCTTTCTGCGGTGATGGATATCGCCATGAGGGCTCTGAGGAATGTGACAGGAAAGACTTTGGCTACCAGACATGTCACTCATATCTGCCCGG GTCATACGGTCACCTGAAGTGCACGTCGTACTGCGCTATCGATTCCACAAACTGCAAATACTTCACCTGA